One genomic window of Phoenix dactylifera cultivar Barhee BC4 chromosome 6, palm_55x_up_171113_PBpolish2nd_filt_p, whole genome shotgun sequence includes the following:
- the LOC120111009 gene encoding homeobox-leucine zipper protein ATHB-13-like has product MFNNQITCNGTPASFPTNFLLPHEESHQPPTLSPLLPTNPQDFRGAATMLGKRSMSFAGVEACEEMNAEDELSDDCSQVGEKKKRLNLEQVRTLERNFEMGSRLEPERKMQLARVLGLQPRQIAIWFQNRRARWKTKQLEKDYDSLKRQFEAVKAENDALKAHNRKLQAEILALKGREGTEPINLNKETEGSCSNKSENSTDVNLGISRTQATDGPSNPQESRSFLAYRSPGAAHLLQSSSKAETQGPKMEHGIQEENFNMFCSIEDQTAFWSWSEQHNFH; this is encoded by the exons ATGTTTAACAACCAAATTACTTGCAACGGAACGCCTGCCTCCTTCCCTACAAACTTCTTGCTGCCCCATGAAGAGAGCCACCAGCCCCCAACTCTTAGTCCCCTGCTACCCACCAATCCACAGGACTTCAGAG GTGCGGCCACAATGCTGGGGAAGAGGTCCATGTCATTCGCCGGCGTCGAAGCCTGTGAGGAGATGAATGCAGAGGATGAGCTCTCCGATGATTGCTCGCAGGtgggggagaaaaagaagaggctGAATTTGGAGCAGGTGAGGACTCTGGAGAGGAATTTTGAGATGGGGAGCAGGCTGGAGCCAGAGAGGAAGATGCAGTTGGCCAGGGTTCTCGGGCTGCAGCCTAGGCAGATTGCCATATGGTTTCAGAACAGGAGGGCCAGGTGGAAGACCAAGCAATTGGAGAAGGACTATGATTCCCTCAAGAGGCAGTTTGAGGCTGTCAAAGCTGAGAACGATGCTCTCAAAGCCCACAACAGGAAACTTCAGGCTGAG ATCTTGGCACttaaaggaagagaaggaactGAGCCCATCAACCTGAATAAAGAAACTGAGGGCTCTTGCAGCAACAAGAGTGAGAACAGCACTGACGTCAACTTGGGTATCTCAAGAACACAAGCCACTGATGGCCCTTCAAATCCCCAAGAAAGCAGGTCATTTCTTGCATATAGATCCCCTGGTGCTGCTCATCTCCTCCAGAGCTCCTCCAAAGCAGAGACCCAAGGCCCCAAGATGGAGCATGGCATCCAAGAGGAGAACTTTAACATGTTCTGCAGCATAGAAGATCAAACTGCCTTCTGGTCATGGTCAGAGCAGCACAACTTCCATTGA